One genomic region from Rhinoraja longicauda isolate Sanriku21f chromosome 36, sRhiLon1.1, whole genome shotgun sequence encodes:
- the LOC144610192 gene encoding histone H2B 1/2-like, translating into MPDDKKGAPKKGAKKAMNKTPVKGGKKRRKVRRESYSIYIYKVMKQVHPDTGISSKAMSIMNSFVNDIFERIAGEASRLAHYNKRSTISSREIQTAVRLLLPGELAKHAVSEGTKAVTKYTSSK; encoded by the coding sequence ATGCCGGACGACAAGAAGGGCGCCCCGAAGAAGGGCGCCAAGAAGGCGATGAACAAGACGCCGGTGAAGGGCGGCAAGAAGCGCAggaaggtgaggagggagagttACTCCATCTACATCTACAAGGTGATGAAGCAGGTCCACCCCGACACCGGCATCTCCTCCAAGGCCATGAGCATCATGAACTCCTTCGTCAACGACATCTTCGAGCGCATCGCGGGCGAGGCCTCCCGCCTGGCCCACTACAACAAGCGCTCGACCATCAGCTCCCGGGAGATCCAGACCGCCGTGCGGCTCCTGCTGCCGGGGGAGCTAGCTAAACACGCCGTGTCTGAGGGCACCAAGGCGGTCACCAAGTACACCAGCTCCAAGTAG